A region from the Methanobrevibacter sp. genome encodes:
- a CDS encoding DUF2116 family Zn-ribbon domain-containing protein — MAVDPHKHCPICGTPIPLNELVCSPDCQKVWDARLKQRKRSQIILYIVIAIFLIIWACMTFIK, encoded by the coding sequence ATGGCAGTAGACCCTCATAAACATTGTCCAATTTGTGGAACCCCAATACCATTAAATGAACTTGTATGCTCACCAGACTGTCAAAAAGTTTGGGACGCACGATTAAAACAAAGGAAACGATCACAAATAATTCTGTATATTGTTATTGCAATCTTTTTAATAATCTGGGCATGCATGACTTTTATTAAATAG
- a CDS encoding TatD family hydrolase: protein MDNLIDIGLNLMHSSFKKDRVEIIEEAKKVGVNQFIITGTNVNSSQLAAQYASKYPETLYSTSGVHPHDAKTCNGHSMFELEKIAKEDCVVAIGECGLDYNRNFSPQDLQRKWFEAQVQLADRLDMPLFLHEREAHEDLYNILKKYDGISEKSVVHCFTGTKSEAQNYIDLGCYIGVTGWICDMKRGRDLQEAVSVIPPEKLMIETDAPFLIPKNFDVKPKKNRNEPKYLPHILNTIALCMGIDAEELAVQVNKNTKEFFKI, encoded by the coding sequence GTGGATAATCTTATCGACATCGGTTTGAATTTAATGCATTCCTCATTTAAAAAGGATAGAGTTGAAATAATTGAGGAAGCAAAAAAAGTAGGTGTGAACCAGTTCATCATCACAGGAACCAACGTGAATTCAAGCCAGCTTGCAGCACAATATGCTTCCAAATATCCTGAAACATTATATTCAACATCAGGAGTTCATCCTCATGATGCAAAAACCTGTAATGGACACAGCATGTTTGAATTGGAAAAAATAGCTAAAGAAGATTGTGTTGTAGCTATTGGCGAGTGTGGCCTTGACTATAACAGAAATTTTTCACCACAGGACCTTCAGAGGAAATGGTTTGAAGCACAGGTACAGCTTGCCGATAGATTAGATATGCCTTTATTTTTACATGAAAGAGAAGCACATGAAGATTTGTATAACATTTTAAAGAAATATGATGGAATAAGTGAAAAATCAGTAGTCCACTGTTTTACAGGAACAAAATCAGAAGCTCAAAACTACATTGATTTAGGCTGTTACATTGGAGTAACCGGATGGATTTGTGACATGAAAAGAGGAAGAGATTTGCAGGAAGCAGTGAGTGTAATTCCTCCGGAAAAATTAATGATTGAAACCGATGCACCATTCCTCATACCAAAAAACTTCGATGTCAAACCTAAAAAAAATAGGAATGAACCAAAATATTTACCTCATATACTTAATACCATTGCACTTTGCATGGGCATTGATGCAGAAGAATTAGCAGTTCAAGTTAATAAAAATACTAAAGAATTTTTTAAAATATAA